In Candidatus Nitrosarchaeum limnium SFB1, the following proteins share a genomic window:
- a CDS encoding hypothetical protein (hypothetical protein Nmar_0557), with amino-acid sequence MDDFEKEYPGFDWKNTPAYKHPGGKDCPCPKHEYIREQINFTKQVNQKGKEPSKITLKFCPDHYKVYTQEVIPAMPLKYRILTKIALKLGAIQIEQLKYMESELCFYCKFGSGGHDKKNELPPMR; translated from the coding sequence ATGGATGATTTTGAGAAAGAGTATCCCGGATTTGATTGGAAGAATACACCAGCTTACAAACACCCAGGAGGTAAAGATTGTCCATGTCCAAAACATGAATACATTAGAGAACAGATCAATTTTACAAAACAAGTAAATCAAAAAGGAAAAGAGCCATCAAAAATTACTTTGAAGTTTTGCCCGGATCATTACAAGGTGTATACACAAGAGGTAATTCCAGCTATGCCATTAAAATATAGAATTTTGACAAAAATTGCATTAAAGCTTGGAGCAATTCAAATTGAGCAGTTAAAGTATATGGAATCCGAATTATGTTTTTATTGTAAATTTGGATCTGGTGGTCACGATAAAAAGAATGAACTCCCACCAATGAGATAA
- a CDS encoding trans-sialidase, translating into MSSAKKQTKQDLEDKIAELEAKLTKLATQLEAKPAETKPAEVKPAETKPAETKPAPAKPAEVKPAETKPAPAKPAEVTKPKGTLPKGFETKPADAPKTSETKAQPPSTIQAALENAYQNAKMTDFHWYRAHVTGYSPAPNRYFVRRTAPVGKVPTTNWNDQKAKVPGYTQPSNQYFATRPRLAYSPADKTFGGFSGITMTVDGSVAQTQKAPPPPPKQAEVTKPKGTLPKGAEQQQVSSNSGNSEKSRKEQLEEYERDYLQRIEQQRIEDEKSYQEAVEDAVKSRTNATHSALPKGFEPKPSPPEQPKSSRGTLPKGF; encoded by the coding sequence ATGTCATCTGCTAAAAAGCAAACAAAACAAGATCTTGAAGACAAGATTGCAGAATTAGAAGCTAAATTGACTAAATTGGCAACACAACTAGAAGCCAAACCAGCAGAAACAAAACCTGCAGAAGTTAAACCAGCAGAAACAAAACCTGCAGAAACAAAACCAGCTCCTGCAAAACCAGCAGAAGTTAAACCTGCAGAAACAAAACCAGCTCCTGCAAAACCAGCTGAAGTTACAAAACCAAAAGGCACATTGCCAAAAGGATTTGAAACAAAACCAGCAGATGCTCCAAAAACATCTGAGACAAAAGCTCAACCACCATCCACTATACAAGCAGCATTAGAGAATGCTTATCAAAATGCAAAAATGACTGATTTTCATTGGTATAGAGCACATGTCACCGGTTATTCTCCAGCTCCAAACAGATACTTTGTAAGAAGAACTGCTCCAGTAGGTAAAGTCCCAACAACAAATTGGAATGATCAAAAAGCAAAAGTCCCTGGATATACACAACCATCAAACCAGTACTTTGCAACTAGACCACGACTTGCTTACAGTCCAGCAGACAAAACGTTTGGCGGTTTTAGTGGTATTACTATGACTGTTGATGGTTCTGTTGCACAAACTCAAAAGGCACCACCACCTCCACCAAAACAAGCTGAGGTTACAAAACCAAAAGGCACATTGCCAAAAGGTGCAGAGCAACAACAAGTTTCATCAAACTCTGGCAATTCCGAAAAATCTAGAAAAGAGCAGTTAGAAGAATATGAGCGCGATTATCTGCAAAGAATTGAACAACAAAGAATAGAAGATGAAAAATCATATCAAGAAGCAGTTGAAGATGCTGTTAAATCTCGAACTAATGCAACTCATAGTGCATTACCAAAAGGTTTTGAACCAAAACCATCTCCTCCTGAGCAACCCAAATCTTCTAGAGGTACATTACCAAAAGGATTTTAA
- a CDS encoding hypothetical protein (hypothetical protein Nmar_0577), whose product MGLFGKKKEQSNDTKSEKSEEIILKESLETEVESLQNDFRAKQDEIENITKKLHDVKEEYDIATSNLMSVKKEINQKKMELDTIYLEYKDIKLKLSDVNEKFNKNKKSIEDLEKVESNLSKKKEDLEKTTKEYNEINDKVIEEQSALHEIRAQQIQAQKDLEAITSRLYNARQEEKNTQNNDGETSVFTSKEKEFIVGADKKEMKGVIEAASVVVGSLKSKLSMAEKEIETVQVLLEKERKEHEQTKNELEKLKEKLEQN is encoded by the coding sequence ATGGGTCTATTTGGAAAGAAAAAAGAGCAATCAAATGACACTAAATCTGAAAAAAGCGAAGAGATCATTTTAAAAGAATCACTTGAAACAGAAGTGGAAAGTTTACAAAATGATTTCAGGGCAAAACAAGATGAAATTGAAAATATTACTAAAAAACTACATGATGTAAAAGAAGAATATGACATAGCAACAAGCAATTTGATGTCAGTAAAAAAAGAAATAAATCAAAAAAAGATGGAACTAGATACAATATACTTAGAGTATAAGGATATCAAGTTAAAATTAAGCGATGTAAATGAAAAATTCAACAAAAATAAAAAATCAATAGAAGATCTTGAAAAAGTAGAATCAAATCTGTCAAAAAAGAAAGAAGATCTTGAAAAAACTACAAAAGAGTACAATGAAATTAATGACAAGGTAATTGAAGAACAATCAGCTTTGCATGAAATACGTGCACAACAAATTCAGGCACAAAAAGATCTGGAGGCAATCACTTCAAGATTGTATAATGCAAGACAAGAGGAAAAAAACACTCAAAATAACGATGGTGAAACAAGTGTTTTCACATCTAAGGAAAAAGAATTCATAGTAGGTGCAGATAAAAAAGAGATGAAAGGGGTTATTGAAGCAGCCAGTGTAGTAGTAGGTTCATTAAAATCAAAACTAAGTATGGCAGAAAAGGAGATAGAAACAGTTCAAGTATTACTAGAAAAAGAAAGAAAAGAACACGAACAAACTAAAAACGAACTTGAGAAATTAAAAGAGAAACTAGAACAAAATTAA
- a CDS encoding hypothetical protein (hypothetical protein Nmar_0569), which translates to MKVNQQLLQINRNFIICFIVSASLSAVVAQTLVGYENHLTTTITIITGYVVYFGIFSVLFYWDNKNRYKQMSSSLIKKEILSMISSFGVGEIIYLGIRWPSLYYFLEINIEPYIASLVSEIIATACYMIAVTIFLRKTKTF; encoded by the coding sequence ATGAAAGTCAATCAGCAATTACTTCAAATTAATAGGAATTTTATAATTTGTTTTATAGTTTCAGCTTCACTTTCAGCAGTTGTTGCTCAAACATTAGTAGGATATGAAAATCACCTTACAACAACAATTACAATAATAACAGGATACGTGGTGTATTTTGGAATTTTTTCAGTTTTGTTTTACTGGGATAATAAAAACAGATACAAGCAAATGAGTTCAAGTTTAATTAAAAAAGAGATTTTAAGCATGATTTCATCGTTTGGAGTAGGTGAAATAATCTATCTTGGAATCAGATGGCCATCTTTGTATTATTTTCTTGAGATTAACATAGAACCATACATTGCATCATTGGTATCAGAAATAATTGCAACTGCATGTTATATGATTGCTGTAACTATTTTTTTAAGAAAAACAAAAACATTCTAA
- a CDS encoding Dienelactone hydrolase, translated as MLTTRILIPLIAIFIISSLPIMSINAELPPLKQLKQGHHIDVVCADGFQLVLKQSNGSPKCIKLSSVEKLIQRGWAIHVLTYSDENNNSEIFTMGKYNVQTETVNYSESNYGYLARPVSDESFPGVIMIHEWWGLNDNIKDMAKKLASHGYVVLAVDLYGGHVATTSEEARQLVTSFDKDNGVQNMDSAISYLDDNYSPENIGSIGWCFGGGQSLNLALNNPSLNATVIYYGSLVTDSESLSVIHWPVLGIFAELDKGITPNTVHDFENSLNQLGIQNEIIIYPGVDHAFANPSGLNYAPKESQDAWQKTLEFLDSNLK; from the coding sequence ATGCTTACTACAAGAATTCTCATACCTTTAATTGCAATTTTCATTATTTCTTCACTTCCAATTATGTCAATAAACGCAGAATTGCCTCCTTTAAAACAACTAAAACAAGGACACCACATCGATGTAGTTTGTGCCGATGGTTTTCAATTAGTATTAAAACAATCGAACGGTTCACCAAAATGTATTAAATTATCTAGTGTTGAAAAATTAATTCAACGTGGTTGGGCAATTCATGTTTTAACTTATTCTGATGAGAATAACAACTCTGAAATTTTTACTATGGGAAAATATAATGTACAGACTGAAACTGTAAATTATTCTGAATCTAATTATGGTTATTTGGCAAGACCTGTATCTGATGAATCTTTTCCAGGCGTCATCATGATTCATGAATGGTGGGGATTAAATGATAACATCAAAGATATGGCAAAAAAGTTGGCATCTCATGGGTATGTTGTACTTGCAGTTGATCTTTATGGTGGACATGTAGCTACAACTTCTGAAGAAGCAAGACAACTTGTGACCTCATTTGATAAAGATAATGGAGTTCAGAATATGGATTCAGCAATATCTTACCTTGATGATAACTATTCTCCTGAAAATATTGGTTCTATTGGATGGTGTTTTGGAGGCGGTCAATCACTTAATTTGGCATTGAATAATCCATCTCTTAATGCAACTGTGATTTATTACGGTAGTCTTGTAACTGATTCTGAATCTCTTTCTGTCATTCATTGGCCAGTTTTAGGAATATTTGCTGAATTAGATAAAGGAATTACCCCAAACACTGTTCATGATTTTGAAAATTCATTAAACCAACTAGGAATTCAAAATGAAATAATAATTTATCCTGGGGTTGATCATGCTTTTGCAAACCCCTCTGGTCTCAATTATGCTCCTAAAGAGTCTCAAGACGCATGGCAAAAAACACTTGAATTTTTAGATTCTAATTTGAAATAA
- a CDS encoding radical SAM domain-containing protein, which produces MGLVSGHITRKQFGKKVSFVNNIILNYTNVCITDCKFCAFYRSPGSDESYTLSLDQIETRVKTAWEMFKIRQVLIQGGHNPNLKIEYYENAFKMIRQKFPNVGVHGLSTSEIDMIARIEKCSTKEVLSRLKESGLQSIPGAGAEILVDSVKDVISPKKISSADWIRIMDEAHTLGLPASATMMYGHVENNNDIVDHFFKIVKLQEKTKGFMAFIPWNFEPNNTLMQKENLVPYGTGGTQLLKMIAISRLVFDGLIPHIQSSWLTNGVGMAQLALQYGANDFGGTLIGEEVVSCTGSRSTELTGKLIVDAIHQIGYQAEERDNFYNPIALL; this is translated from the coding sequence ATGGGTCTTGTCTCTGGTCATATCACAAGAAAACAATTTGGCAAAAAAGTGTCTTTTGTAAATAATATTATTCTTAATTATACTAATGTCTGTATCACTGATTGCAAATTCTGTGCATTTTATAGATCACCTGGCTCTGATGAATCTTATACCCTTAGTCTAGATCAGATTGAAACTAGAGTTAAGACTGCTTGGGAGATGTTTAAGATACGACAAGTTCTGATTCAAGGCGGTCATAATCCTAATCTGAAAATAGAATATTATGAAAATGCCTTTAAGATGATTAGACAAAAATTTCCAAATGTTGGAGTGCATGGACTCTCCACATCTGAAATAGATATGATTGCAAGAATTGAAAAGTGTTCTACAAAAGAAGTGTTATCTAGATTAAAAGAATCTGGACTACAATCTATTCCAGGAGCAGGGGCTGAAATCTTGGTAGATTCTGTTAAAGATGTTATTAGTCCAAAGAAAATATCTAGTGCCGATTGGATTAGAATTATGGATGAGGCTCATACGCTTGGTCTTCCTGCATCTGCAACTATGATGTATGGACATGTAGAAAATAACAATGATATTGTGGACCACTTTTTTAAAATTGTAAAACTACAAGAAAAAACTAAAGGATTCATGGCATTTATTCCGTGGAACTTTGAGCCAAATAACACCTTGATGCAAAAAGAAAACTTGGTTCCTTATGGCACAGGTGGAACTCAACTTCTAAAAATGATAGCAATATCTAGACTAGTCTTTGATGGTCTAATTCCTCACATTCAATCTTCTTGGCTTACAAACGGAGTTGGTATGGCACAACTTGCTCTTCAATACGGTGCAAATGACTTTGGAGGAACACTGATTGGAGAAGAAGTAGTTTCATGCACTGGTTCTCGTTCTACTGAACTGACTGGTAAATTAATTGTCGATGCAATTCATCAAATTGGTTATCAAGCAGAAGAGAGAGATAATTTTTACAATCCTATCGCTTTACTATAA
- a CDS encoding major intrinsic protein, producing the protein MVNPRAYLAEAIATYGLVFFGPLSVILAISSFGETLTTQSVLFISLAHGGAIALMVYAFGHVSGAHINPAVTIPMMITKKIGIVDGVGYIISQLIGAITAAATLKVILPELGAKVNFGTQGGPSDLINNSISSGFAIEAILTFFLVLVIFMTAVHKKASPGLHGLSIGGMVFLIHLVAVPLTGASVNPARTFGPALISGFWEFHWMYWAAPILGGIIAALIMNYVYVNKAEKEA; encoded by the coding sequence ATGGTAAATCCAAGAGCATATCTTGCTGAAGCAATAGCAACATATGGGTTAGTATTTTTTGGTCCTCTTTCTGTAATTTTGGCAATTTCATCGTTTGGTGAAACTCTTACAACTCAATCTGTTTTGTTTATTTCTCTTGCACATGGGGGTGCTATTGCTTTAATGGTCTATGCATTTGGTCATGTATCTGGTGCTCACATTAATCCAGCTGTGACAATTCCTATGATGATCACTAAAAAGATTGGAATTGTTGATGGTGTTGGATATATTATTTCACAATTAATTGGTGCAATTACAGCAGCAGCCACTCTTAAAGTGATATTGCCTGAACTTGGCGCTAAAGTAAATTTCGGAACTCAAGGCGGACCAAGTGATCTTATCAATAACAGCATTAGCTCTGGTTTTGCAATTGAAGCAATTTTGACATTCTTTTTAGTATTAGTGATTTTCATGACAGCTGTACACAAAAAAGCATCTCCAGGGCTACATGGATTATCAATTGGTGGCATGGTATTTTTAATTCACCTAGTTGCTGTTCCGTTGACTGGAGCATCTGTAAACCCTGCAAGAACATTTGGTCCTGCATTAATCTCTGGATTTTGGGAATTCCACTGGATGTATTGGGCAGCACCAATTCTGGGAGGAATCATTGCTGCTCTAATAATGAATTACGTCTATGTTAACAAGGCAGAAAAAGAAGCATAA
- a CDS encoding UbiD family decarboxylase codes for MPIEDIHEFVLELEKNGELKRVKTEVDANLEIAEILRRTMYSNGPAILFENVKNYSMPVLGNAFGSMKRLEIGLEMTDFTEIGQRIVDMTKMDMPSGFLNKIKKLPELSKMAESFPKLESSGPVTEITSSSASFDNLPIIKSWPDDAGRFITLGLVATKHPETGVKNLGVYRMQILDSTHAMMHWQKHKRGAHHGDISKERGEKIQAAIIIGCEPATVFSSIAPVPEGLDKYLFAGITRKKGIKTVKCKTIDLEVPANAEIVLEGYVDPHDIRDEGPFGDHTGYYTPVEPYPTFTLTGIMRRKNPIYVTTVVGKPILEDAYIGKVIEQSFLPLIRMFHPEVVDFSMPSAGWFQGFAIISIKKRYPGQAKKVMMGLWGMGQLALTKMFVVVDEDINVHSMDDVIWAITTRADAARDTIIINNTPTDTLDPASPLVNLGSKLGIDATQKTKEEGFQREIQKQVTVDKDTKNLVDSKWSSYGL; via the coding sequence ATGCCAATTGAGGACATACATGAGTTTGTATTAGAATTAGAAAAAAATGGAGAGTTAAAAAGAGTAAAGACGGAAGTAGATGCAAATTTAGAGATTGCAGAAATTCTAAGAAGAACAATGTATTCAAATGGTCCGGCAATACTGTTTGAAAACGTAAAAAATTACAGTATGCCAGTGTTAGGAAATGCATTTGGATCAATGAAAAGATTAGAGATAGGTCTTGAGATGACAGACTTTACAGAGATTGGTCAAAGAATTGTAGATATGACAAAGATGGACATGCCATCAGGATTTCTAAATAAAATTAAAAAATTACCAGAGCTTTCTAAGATGGCAGAATCTTTTCCCAAGTTAGAAAGTAGCGGACCGGTGACTGAGATTACATCAAGTTCTGCATCATTTGATAACCTACCAATTATAAAATCATGGCCAGATGACGCGGGGCGTTTTATAACATTAGGATTAGTTGCTACAAAACATCCGGAAACAGGAGTAAAAAATCTTGGAGTGTACAGAATGCAAATTCTAGATAGCACTCATGCAATGATGCATTGGCAGAAACACAAACGTGGTGCACATCATGGGGATATTTCAAAAGAAAGAGGAGAAAAGATTCAAGCTGCAATAATTATTGGGTGTGAACCTGCAACTGTATTTTCTTCCATAGCTCCAGTACCAGAAGGATTAGACAAATACTTGTTTGCAGGAATCACAAGAAAAAAAGGAATCAAGACAGTAAAATGCAAAACGATTGATTTGGAAGTTCCAGCAAATGCAGAGATTGTTTTAGAAGGATATGTTGATCCTCATGACATACGAGATGAAGGACCATTTGGAGATCATACAGGATATTACACACCAGTTGAGCCATATCCAACATTCACATTAACTGGAATTATGAGAAGGAAAAATCCAATTTATGTTACAACTGTAGTAGGAAAACCAATTTTAGAAGATGCGTATATTGGAAAGGTTATCGAGCAGTCGTTTTTACCATTAATACGAATGTTCCATCCCGAAGTAGTAGATTTCAGTATGCCATCAGCAGGATGGTTTCAAGGTTTTGCAATAATTTCAATTAAGAAAAGATATCCAGGTCAAGCAAAAAAAGTTATGATGGGGTTATGGGGAATGGGACAACTAGCCCTAACAAAGATGTTTGTCGTGGTAGATGAGGATATCAATGTACACAGTATGGATGATGTGATATGGGCAATAACTACACGAGCTGATGCAGCACGGGACACCATCATAATCAACAATACACCTACAGATACATTGGATCCAGCATCACCACTAGTTAATTTAGGTTCAAAGCTTGGAATAGATGCAACTCAAAAAACTAAAGAAGAGGGGTTCCAACGAGAGATTCAAAAACAAGTTACAGTAGACAAAGATACAAAGAATTTAGTGGATTCTAAATGGTCTAGTTACGGATTATAG
- a CDS encoding hypothetical protein (hypothetical protein Nmar_0574) has product MVGPQDGGFGFDQSKKYTSVDNIDQVCVQCQAGQHKKCLAKLKQQENCECEHCLIYG; this is encoded by the coding sequence ATGGTAGGTCCTCAAGATGGTGGATTTGGTTTCGATCAATCAAAAAAATACACAAGTGTTGATAATATAGATCAGGTTTGTGTTCAATGTCAGGCTGGTCAACACAAAAAATGTTTGGCAAAATTAAAGCAACAGGAAAATTGTGAATGTGAACACTGTCTAATTTACGGCTAA
- a CDS encoding hypothetical protein (hypothetical protein CENSYa_1158): protein MPHNEHNKTRGGGSFTMIIIGTMLLILAPNINQDYPELGIVSFIGGAIIGGIGFYFKFIRSKVKT from the coding sequence ATGCCTCATAACGAACACAATAAGACAAGAGGGGGCGGAAGTTTTACAATGATAATTATCGGTACAATGTTATTGATTCTAGCACCAAACATAAATCAAGACTATCCAGAATTAGGGATAGTTTCATTCATAGGAGGAGCCATTATCGGAGGAATCGGATTTTACTTTAAGTTCATCAGGTCAAAAGTGAAAACCTAA
- a CDS encoding alkyl hydroperoxide reductase/ Thiol specific antioxidant/ Mal allergen, with the protein MKIKNMIGEGDTVPKFEAMDSNGNNVKSSDFKGKKHAIYFYPKDFTPGCTIEADEFSKDYKKFQKEGIEIIGVSPDDVDSHKKFCDKMGIKYPLLADVDKTLSKQFGVWGKKQFMGKEYMGVNRSTFLVDEKGKIFKVYSKVKPAGHAKEVLDDFLKLN; encoded by the coding sequence ATGAAGATTAAAAACATGATAGGCGAAGGAGACACAGTCCCAAAATTTGAAGCAATGGATTCAAACGGTAATAATGTAAAATCTAGTGACTTTAAGGGCAAAAAACATGCAATTTACTTTTATCCAAAAGATTTCACACCTGGCTGTACAATAGAAGCAGATGAATTTTCAAAAGATTATAAAAAATTTCAAAAAGAAGGGATAGAGATCATCGGAGTTAGTCCTGATGACGTTGATTCACATAAAAAATTCTGTGATAAAATGGGAATAAAATATCCACTTCTGGCAGATGTAGACAAGACATTATCAAAACAATTTGGAGTGTGGGGTAAAAAGCAATTCATGGGAAAAGAGTACATGGGAGTTAACAGAAGTACATTTTTGGTCGATGAAAAAGGAAAAATTTTCAAAGTATACTCCAAGGTAAAACCAGCAGGACATGCAAAAGAAGTATTAGATGATTTTTTAAAATTAAATTAA
- a CDS encoding Ferritin Dps family protein, translating to MNISQNTKKALNDQIVLEANASNSYLAMASWCENAGYCGAANFFYSQSDEERTHMLKFVHYLNDIGGSATIPATKSPANSFKSLESIIRAALNNEQLVTKAIYRIVEIAQKEKDHSTHTFLDWFVNEQVEEEKKFETILQKFELIGRDKIAIHEIDKILGSMASKN from the coding sequence ATGAACATATCTCAAAATACCAAAAAAGCATTAAATGATCAAATTGTTCTTGAGGCAAATGCCTCTAATAGTTATCTTGCTATGGCATCTTGGTGTGAAAATGCCGGTTATTGCGGTGCTGCAAATTTCTTCTATTCACAATCTGATGAAGAGCGAACTCACATGCTAAAATTTGTTCATTATCTTAATGATATTGGAGGTTCTGCAACAATTCCTGCCACTAAATCCCCTGCAAACTCGTTTAAATCCTTAGAATCTATCATTCGAGCTGCGCTAAACAATGAACAATTAGTTACAAAAGCCATTTACCGTATAGTTGAAATCGCTCAAAAAGAAAAAGATCATTCCACACATACATTTCTTGATTGGTTTGTTAATGAACAGGTAGAGGAAGAAAAGAAATTCGAAACAATTTTACAAAAATTTGAATTGATCGGACGTGATAAGATTGCTATCCATGAAATTGATAAAATTTTAGGAAGCATGGCAAGTAAGAACTAA
- a CDS encoding DNA-3-methyladenine glycosylase I, protein MKTRCKWAKDDLNIEYHDNEWGKPQHDDRKLFEFLILEGAQAGLTWTTILKRREGYRKAFSDFDPNKVSKYTAKHIENLLNNPEIIRNKLKINSAINNAKLFIKIQKEFGSFDKYIWGFVNHTTITNNFKRLSDIPASTNISKKMSADLKKYGFNFVGPTICYAFMQAVGMVNDHTSDCFLKKSNTF, encoded by the coding sequence ATGAAAACTAGATGCAAATGGGCAAAAGATGATCTTAACATTGAATATCATGATAATGAATGGGGTAAACCTCAACACGATGATCGTAAATTGTTTGAATTTTTGATTTTAGAAGGAGCTCAGGCTGGCTTAACTTGGACTACTATTCTTAAACGAAGAGAAGGATATAGAAAAGCATTTTCTGACTTTGATCCCAATAAGGTATCAAAGTATACTGCAAAGCATATAGAAAATTTACTAAATAATCCTGAAATAATTCGTAATAAATTGAAAATCAATTCTGCAATCAATAACGCTAAACTTTTTATAAAAATTCAAAAGGAGTTTGGCTCATTTGATAAATACATTTGGGGGTTTGTAAATCATACAACAATAACCAACAATTTCAAAAGACTTTCTGACATACCTGCATCCACCAATATTTCCAAAAAAATGAGTGCTGATTTGAAAAAATATGGATTTAATTTTGTTGGTCCTACAATCTGTTATGCCTTCATGCAAGCTGTAGGTATGGTCAACGATCATACGAGTGATTGTTTTTTAAAAAAATCTAATACTTTTTAA
- a CDS encoding hypothetical protein (hypothetical protein Nmar_0575) yields the protein MLHDSSIRKSVDDYVKLRIREIPSEIHQTFPNVKKIWKCENSVDFLYGYYVGKIEEGTLHYLLKATRASAGGFVDIFEIRGVIETYRTDLKNSIEKALS from the coding sequence ATGTTACATGATTCCTCAATAAGAAAATCTGTAGATGATTATGTCAAACTACGGATAAGAGAAATACCTTCTGAAATTCATCAAACTTTTCCAAATGTCAAAAAAATTTGGAAATGTGAAAATTCTGTAGATTTTCTTTATGGATACTATGTAGGTAAAATTGAAGAAGGTACTTTACACTATCTTCTAAAAGCAACACGGGCATCAGCAGGTGGATTTGTTGATATTTTTGAAATAAGAGGAGTAATAGAAACATACAGAACAGACTTGAAAAATTCTATTGAAAAAGCACTTTCTTAG